In Hyperolius riggenbachi isolate aHypRig1 chromosome 1, aHypRig1.pri, whole genome shotgun sequence, the genomic window CTGTAATTGGTGGCTGGATAGAAtactggttaaagtgtaccagagccgaTAAAATATAAAAgacttatacatacctggggcttcctccaaccccatacgcacggatcgctcccacgccgctgtcctccgtcttattcttcttctgtaccgggtcctgtaactttagccagtcgcggccagtctgcggaaaagaagtgcgccctctactccagcagccgctggagagatacatagagggagcgcttcttttgcgcagactggccgcgactggctaaagttacaggacccggtaccggagctggagaaggctgaggatggtggtgtgggagcgatccgtgcggatggggctggaggaaacctcaggtatgtataaaaaacttttattttatctcagctctggtttcctttaaggtttctgcctttgacatgggagaccagggttttaaTCCTGGCTAGGGGCAGTAAcagttcagtaagaagtccttgggcaagactccctaacactgcatggtggcctcttgagctcgtcctcagtggctgtagctcttgagcgctttgagtccagcaggagaaaagcgctatacaagtgTTACAAAGACGattataatttgctatagctagAGTTTGAGGCTCACtccagtgtctccaccccactaccctctagattgtaaactcacaagGGCCCTATGGTTTCCAGTTTCTGGGGTCCTTTTGTACGGACCCCTCATATCCCAGGGACAGTACCATTACATCCACACATGCAGAATCATGAGCCCTGCCTAACCTCTCCACCCGCCCGGCGGGCCCCGGGGCACAGCGGGTTCTTGGGGTCGTGTCTGGGAATATTCTCCTGTGGCGGTTTCTCCACTTGCCCCTTCCAGGGCCGGTTCATGCGATGGGCGGAGACCAATACCCATTCATCGCGGAGCGGGTTATAGCGGTTGTGCTGGTGCTCTGCAACGGGAAATAATAGGAATTTAGCAGTACTGATATAGCCAATAGAAAGCTCTGAACCGCCCACAACAAACACATGACTTCAGTACGTATAAAGCTACAGTGTCATTATACaggatataatatacagcatgcagccagtgtgtgtacagcagacagggaatgtgACAGACACACAGGGATATAATATTATTATACAGGAGCATGCAGGCAGTGTGTTTACAGCATGCAGGAAGTGTTACAGACACACAGGGATATAGTGTCATTATAcagaactagtagacctaagcccgtttaaaaacgggctctaggtctgtgttcttGGGCACGCGCGCGCCAAACATGCGCGTGCCCACGCCGCACATCTGGCCGCCTGCTCACACACCACCTGCTCCACTCCCTGGCCCTGtccctgggtccgtgctgcgcacatgcgcacactGCCTtgcagcacggacaacgctacacagagacaggtgtCCGCAGCACGGACACTTGTCTCTTATTATAGAGGTTATAATatacagcatgcagccagtgtgtgtacacagcaggCAGGGAGTGTTACAGACACACAGGGATACAGTGTCATTATACagaatataatatacagcatgcagccagtgtgtgtacagcaggcgGGGAGTGTGACAGACACACAGGGATACAGTGCCATTATACagaatataatatacagcatgcagccagtgtgtgtacagcaggcaGGGAGTGTGACAGCCCCGCAGGGATATAGTGTCATTATACagaatataatatacagcatgcagccagtgtgtgCACAGCAGGCAGGGAGTGACAGACACACAGGGATACAGTGTCATTATACagaatataatatacagcatgcagccagtgtgtgtacagcaggcgGGGAGTGTGACAGACACACAGGGATACAGTGTCATTATACagaatataatatacagcatgcagccagtgtgtgCACAGCAGGCAGGGAGTGACAGACACACAGGGATACAGTGTCATTATACagaatataatatacagcatgcaGGAGGTGGGACAGACACACAATACAGAATATATACCATACCACTGGGCTGGAAGCTGACCTCAGGCTCCATAACACCAAACACAGCTCCTAACACTGCCAGCTACAGCATTACACAGCACAGGGGATAGCTGGTCATGTGATCAGCCAGTCATGTGACCAGCAAGTCACATgattcacactcacacacagcagcagacagatgcGCAATGATTCTGTGCAGGAGAAATGACAGTGTTACTAGCTAGCCTTTGTATAGCTTGAAACCGACATGGGCATGatttacaaagctttttcacctgttttcaccttatctatgttacattttaaaacttccaaagaacaaaaatataatataattaaggtaagaaaagtaatattgaaatgaagttaatcaggaacaacttactctgattattttgcttgtaaatgcgttgaaaggttatttttattacttaggtgataaataagaccttgtgaatagagcccattatgccAATTACATGTACAATAAAATTAGAAAATATGTTTCCCCATATTTGTTTTACTCGCGTGTGAACTTATTGTTTCAGGATGTAGATTCTGTGTCCTAATTAGTGCTGCTTGTAGGTtttagggtccgtttccactgcTGCGGAAATTGGGCCGAATCCACAGAGTTTCTCTGCAAGCAaatctctgccataggggataatgctgcaGCCGCCTAAATCACTTGCCTTAGCGATTCGGccaacattgcatttattttcgtgtgtgggggggggggcagcgaattccatagctgtgcatggcacgacTTCTAGGATTCAGCTGCGTCCTCGCATAGGAAGGAAGTGTCACAGCGCATCTCGCAGGACGCACGGCGGCTAGTGGAAAAGGCCCGGATggagaatctacgtcctgcattaaAAACCTGCTGCCGCTGCTCGTGTTCGGTCCTGTGAATGATTGCTGTTAGTAAATAGCAACAATCATGAAAAAGACTCGTTCACATCGAGGGGCGATGTTTTCATGCGCAGAAGATTTTCAGAATCgcccacaaaacacttgtgcaatgaatctctatgagaaggttcatatcagggcGTTTCGTCCGCTTTGCGGTGCCTGTACCAATTTTGGGGCGATTTAAACGCTCACACAATCACTTTATGCGGCGACTGCGGTCGTGATTTTAattataaatacattgtatttatttttttccaggtcaaagagttcacttcctgacttgcgtcacggAGTGTATTAAAAAAATCGTTTtgcaaaagcgcttaaaaaaaatgcagcatgcaggcaaGCGTGAGGAGGCGCTCTAATAAAATTGTGCAAAAAATctcaaaacgcttgcgtttgcaatttcgattttagatgtgaacagagcttaaaaaaaagtggaaaactgTATGTAGCACATTctattattgatattattattaaTCTGTATTTGCGGAAATGTTGAGCAGAttctggcagtgacaggtgaggtTACAGTGCGCTGCAGTTCCCGGCACCGGCCGCCAGGTGTCACTGTGCTGCGCAGACTCTGCTCCCGCCCCTGCTCCCCGGTGAttggctggaggggacgcagtcTCCCCGGTGATTGGCTGAGGCGCGCCGGGCGGTCGCTGCGGCAGTAGGAAGTGACCCTTGGCTCCCGCACACAGCCGCTGCACTCCGGGCACCATGCTGGGCAGCTCCCGGGCGCTGAGGGCCGCGCTGCtgctggccgggctggcggtgatggtgGCGCTGATCAGGAACTGGATGACCAAGAAGGAGAACATCTTCTCGCGGGAGGAGATCTCCGCCCTGGCCCGGGAGCACGCCGGTACATGCCCCGCCCCCTGCCGGGTCACCTGAGGGGTCAGCAGAGGAGGGGGGGTGGCTGCATTGGAGGTCCTTAGTGGGGGTTGGGCATTGGTCACTGATAGAGGGGACTGTCTGGGTGTTCAGTGGGGGGTATTGGATGGATGGGTGGTGGGCACTGAGTGTTCAGTGGGGGGTATTGGATGGATGGGTGGTGGGCACTGAGTGTTCAGTGGGGGGTATTGGATGGGTGGTGGGCACTGAGTGTTTAGTGGGGGGCATTGGATGGGTGGTGGGCACTGAGTGTTTAGTGGGGGGCATTGGATGGGTGGTGGGCACTGAGTGTTTAGTGGGGGGCATTGGATGGGTGGTGGGCACTGAGTGTTCAGTGGGGGGCATTGGATGGGTGGTGGGCACTGAgtgttcagggggggggggggtattggatGGATGGTGGGCACTGAGCGTTCAGTGGGGCTATTAGATGGGTGGTGGGCACTGAGTATTCAGTGGGGGGCATTGGATGGGTGGTGGGCACTGAGTGTTGAGTGGGGCTATTAGATGGGTGGTGGGCACTAAGTATTCAGTGGGGGGCATTGGATGGGTGGTGGGCACTGAGTATTCAGTGGGGGGCATTGGATGGGTGGTGGGCACTGAGTATTCAGTGGGGGGCATTGGATGGGTGGTGGGCACTGAGTATTCAGTGGGGGGCATTGGATGGGTGGTGGGCACTGAGTATTCAGTGGCCCCCACTGAATACTCAGTGCCCACCACCCATCCAATGCCCCCCACTGAATACTCATCCAATTGGATGGGTGGTGGGCACTGAGTATTCAGTGGGGGGCATTGGATGGGTGGTGGGCACTGAGTATTCAGTGGGGGCATTGGATGGGTGGTGGGCACTGAGTATTCAGTGGGGGGCATTGGATGGGTGGTGGGCACTGAGTATTCAGTGGGGGGCATTTGATGGGTGGTGGGCACTGAGTGTTCAGTGGGGGGCATTGGATGGGTGGTGGGCACTGAGTGTTCAGTGGGGGGCATTGGATGGGTGGTGGGCACTGAGTGTTCAGTGGGGGGTATTGGATGGGTGGTGGGCACCGAGTGTTCAGGGGGGGTATTGGATGGGTGGTGGGCACCGAGTGTTCAGTGGGGGGCATTGGATGGGTGGTGGGCACCAAGTGTTCAGTGGGGGGCATTGGATGGGTGGTGGGCACCAAGTGATCAGTGGGGGGCATTGGATGGGTGGTGGGCACTGAGTGTTCAGTGGGGGGCATTGGATGGGTGGTGGGCACCGAGTGGTCAGTGGGGGGCATTGGATGAGTGGTGGGCACTGTCTGAAGCAGGCAGTTGGGGGGCATTGGATGGGTGGTGGGCACTGTCTGAAGCAGGCAGTTGGGGGGCAGCTGTAGcagagtgtgggggagggggtgaaTAGGGTTCCCCCTGCTGGTCAGGCAGTGTGCTGTGGGATTATCCGGTTCAGGAGGCATTGAGGTATAAAAGAGGGGTGATGGGCATGTCCTGGGCTTTGGGGTGGTGGTCAGGGATTGAGGAGGGGAAAGACAGGTGTTTCAACAAAGTAGCATACATGTCACTATGCAACTAATAACTCCtcctatggtgcccccccccccccaaggggcaATGAATAACCCCCCTCCCCTGGCATTAAACCAATATCCCATCCTCTGTGGGCAACTAACAACCCCCGTATAATTAGTTGATGCAAGGCAGTGCCGTGCTATACAGTAAATGAGGGAGGTTGCACAAGTGTAAAAGAATATGTATGCTCCCTTGACAGGTATGCTAGAAAGTCAGAAATGCCGTTTATCATATCTATGGAAAGTGAGACCTTAGGCTGGGGAAATTGGCCAAGAAGGGGACACAAAGGTAATGCACAACAGGCTCTAAGAACTTGGTTACCCTCAGAGTTCAACCtttaaaacctttggagccagagctcatgctgcccctacattctGGAATGCCTTGCCCTACCCTATCAAAACAGCTCCAACCTCGGACGTGTTTCATCAGAACTGAAACATTTAGTCTGGCGTTTATGATCGTATAAATTTCCCCCGTAATGCTTTATATACGCCATGAAATCTTCCTGTCAGATCACTGGGTGGAACGACCATTTCTGTCATGTCCAATCGGTTTCCAACTGAGAAAGGAATcgattttgagatcagtactgcacaaaattgatctTGTTCTTGATAGGAAGTGAATTTGGCATGTTGTAAATTGTCCACCGAActgtcgatctgacaggaaaattgcatggtgtgtaccaggcattacacatAAACTGcagctatgtactgatctgaagaAAGTCTATGCGAGTCCTAAACTTTGTTGCTGTGATGCCACCATCCTATTAATGCCTTCTCTCTCCTCCAGGTCTGGACTATGAAGTCGCCTTCTCTAAGATCATCATTGAGCTGCGGAAGAAGCACCCGGGTCATATCCTGCCGGACGAGGATCTGCAGTGGGTGTTTGTGAACGCCGGAGGCTGGATGGGCTCCATGTGTCTCCTGCACGCCTCACTCACAGAATACGTGCTGCTATTCGGCACTGCGGTGGACACCGGCGGACACTCAGGTCAGAGATGGGACATGCTGGTCCTCATGTTCTGTTGTGTGTTCCATGCATGCCAGCCTACTCTGTGGCATGAGGGGGTGGGGCTATGGGAAAGGAGGTGGGGCTTGGCCAGCACATGcatccatgtacagtatatgtaatcGCGTGTTGTGGCTGGGTGATGACACACACATATACCAGACTGTGTAATTCCATTATGTGCCTTGTGTCAGAGCATTCGTCTTGCTGCTCCTCCTTGTCTTCACATCTGTTTTTAGTGTTTACAAGCAAAATTATTGTATCTCAttcatatgggggaggggggggaggggtagcacTCTGCGagattacttaaaggggaactgaaaggagagggatatagaggcttccttatttgtttccttttaaacaataccagttgcctggcagtcctgctgatctctatggctgcatcacacacctgaaacaagcatgtggctaatcttgtcagatctgacaatgaatcGGCATACGCTTGTTTAGGGTCTttagctaaaaatattagaggcagaggattagcaggatagacgGGCAACACTTTATGTGTCCttaaaaatggacctgaactcttgcacactaCAGAAGGAAagcgtagagaaatgcaccctgagagAGTAATCTTGTTtacctccccctcatctgtgtctaatcacaagttgtaatttgatctctccccatggCAGCTGGCTgccaaggcagataagctcatttgaaagcacaggatgttaataatgtctgcttccatgaaagcaggaagtagaaacactgcagatttattgcaggatctgtatcagctgtaacaaaaatgtttttctataaaggttattatgctgttgcttatcttttagagcagaggggaagtactgagttcaggtccgctttaaaccaaAGACAGAAATATGAAGTAGTTGACTTTAGAAACAATCCTATATTTGTACAGTTTTCTCCATTTTCCTGCCTCATACAGTATTGTTATTTTGTTGTGGTGGCTTTTCCTAGATCCTCCTATTCCCATGAAGAACAATTGGTAATCTGGCTGGATAAGTTGCTTATATCACAGTAGCAGCACGCACAACGTTTCCATCGACACGTCCTTCATCGAGATCATGTTTTCACCAGTACTAGTTCCCTGGCTGTAACCATGGAGTATCAGCAGCTCTCTGCCTGTTTGCACACCGATGACACGGCCACTCCCCCTGCCCTTGATGTGATGGTAGCAGAGGTGCAGGATAGTAGCCTTGTACTTATACCTCGGGGTCATGGTCAGCTTACTGCTGACTCTGCATATCTGATTATCACAGGAGTCCACAGGTGGCTCTTATCAGTGCCTGCAGGGGAGAGATCCTCTGTTTGCCTTCAGCCTACAGTTCACATCATTCCTCATTGCTCCATATTCACTGTTCATGGAATGTGTGTGGCGGTACAGCCTTTGTGTGCGCTTTATTCTAAGAAATATGGGGtctgccatctttattcctttttatttatgccagttgcccggctgtcctgctgttcttctgacttcagcgctgtcaggcctgacacaagcatgcagctggtggcatttgtgtttttgcaaaaatttggatCAATTCGCATGCTTAATTAAAGTTGGCTGAGCAGCCCCTGCCTGTGGCCTGACCAGCAATTTGTGAGGTGAACCAACAGTTGTACCTTTGTTCTTTCTCATTGCTCACACCGCGTGTCAGATCTGCACCACTCCATTACCTCATCGCACGCACGCTGCAACAGAACATGTCGTCAGCCTGTAGGATGACTCTGCATCTGTGCTGCCTCGGCCAAGTGATGTCACCCAGGGGATAGGGActtaacttattattattattattatttgtgtaaACAATATTAGTGACatactgtgtgtgttttttaccgagcaaagcttgtgagaaaacaccattaaagccttgtacacatgctagacagTTTTGGCTAAAGGCAGACGGTCCAAATCGAACGTGTGCAGCGGCCACAAGATTGAGTGCCAGATTGTCTCTTCTGACCATAGCCTGAGACGTTCtcatccttacctctccctcctccttgtGCACCTCACCAATGTCCACCTGACCCTTTCCATGGAAACAGAATGCATCGCTAGACTCtaggctagcaacatgtctgtacagcacccAGTCCTAAACTTTTGGTTAGAGATCAAGTCCTGAACCCATCATTCTGATTCTGTAGAAGAGCCGCTATGGGGCCCTGTTCTGCCCATGCTTTTCCCTCCCTGGCAAGCTTGTTTGAGGAGTGAAGGGAGATAATCTCTCCAGCAGGGAAGCAGATAGACCCACACAGAGATGCTTTCTTTTCTTTCTCCCTTCAGTCACAATGCTTGCTAATGTCACTAATCTGCTGTCTGGTGTTACAGGACGTTACTGGGCGGAGATCTCGGACACCATACTGTCAGGAACCTTCCGGCAGTGGAAAGAAGGAACCACCAAGAGTGAAATATTCTATCCAGGTAAGAGCGCCCCCTGCAGGAAGCTATCAGAAAATGAGTTACACACAAATTAACTTGTAGTGAAGAGTTTCCTTGTGCtgtctccccctgctggtcacactGGGGTGCTGTCACTAGGGGGTCCTGTGGGGTTAGATGGGCCAGTGGCAGTGATGGTCAGACACTGCTAGAGATTGTCAGGGGTGAATGTTGtcactgtacacccaggactgggcACAGATGTCTCCTCAGTCAGTAGCAGATCCTGTGTGTGTGGTAAGTCCTCCATGGGCAGCGGTCACATTTATTACTGTCAAAGTACA contains:
- the SIGMAR1 gene encoding sigma non-opioid intracellular receptor 1, whose protein sequence is MLGSSRALRAALLLAGLAVMVALIRNWMTKKENIFSREEISALAREHAGLDYEVAFSKIIIELRKKHPGHILPDEDLQWVFVNAGGWMGSMCLLHASLTEYVLLFGTAVDTGGHSGRYWAEISDTILSGTFRQWKEGTTKSEIFYPGDTIVHEMGEATSVQWSAGTWMVEYGRGFIPSTLGFALADTFFSTQDFLTLYYTVRVYTKALMLEANTYLSEVGLF